From one Erinaceus europaeus chromosome 4, mEriEur2.1, whole genome shotgun sequence genomic stretch:
- the IFFO1 gene encoding non-homologous end joining factor IFFO1 isoform X3, with translation MNPLFGPNLFLLQQEQQGLARPPGDLLGVDPFGGGGGGDVSPAPLSPAGPAPYSPAGPGRVPPAAMALRNDLGSNISVLKTLNLRFRCFLAKVHELERRNRLLEKQLQQALEEGKQGRRGPRRDQAVQTGFVSPIRPLGLPLGARPAAVCAPAARVLGSPAGPPSAPAAPAACSPAAPRFTPGTIWSFSHARRLGPGLEPTLVQGPGLSWVHPDGVGVQIDTITPEIRALYNVLAKVKRERDEYKRRWEEEYTVRVQLQERVAELQEVGAPRPGHAPPAPLGLLSMGLSPPQEAQEADACQEELAMKVEQLKAELVVFKGLMSNNLSELDTKIQEKAMKVDMDICRRIDITAKLCDVAQQRNCEDMIKMFQVPSMGGRKRERKAAIEEDTSLSESDGPHQPEGDEEESTALSINEEMQRMLNQLREYDFEDDCDSLTWEETEETLLLWEDFSGYAMAAAEAQGEQQEDSLEKVIKDTESLFKTREKEYQETIDQIELELATAKNDMNRHLHEYMEMCSMKRGLDVQMETCRRLITQSGDRKPPAFTAVPPSDPPPPSEAEDSNRDVSSDSSMR, from the exons ATGAATCCGTTATTCGGGCCCAACCTCTTCCTCCTGCAGCAGGAGCAGCAGGGCCTGGCGCGGCCTCCGGGGGACCTTTTGGGGGTCGACCCCTTCGGCGGGGGCGGAGGCGGGGACGTGTCCCCCGCGCCGCTGTCCCCGGCCGGCCCCGCTCCCTACTCgccggccgggccgggccgggtgcCCCCCGCCGCCATGGCGCTCCGCAACGACCTGGGTTCCAACATCAGCGTCCTCAAGACGCTCAACCTGCGCTTCCGCTGCTTCCTGGCCAAGGTGCACGAGCTGGAGCGCCGCAACCGGCTGCTGGAGAAGCAGCTGCAGCAGGCGCTGGAAGAGGGCAAACAGGGCCGTCGGGGCCCGCGCCGCGACCAGGCGGTGCAGACCGGCTTCGTCAGCCCCATCCGGCCCCTGGGGCTGCCCCTGGGCGCCCGGCCCGCCGCCGTCTGCGCCCCGGCCGCGCGGGTGCTGGGCTCGCCCGCCGGCCCGCcctccgcccccgccgcccccgccgcctgcTCGCCCGCCGCCCCCCGCTTCACGCCGGGCACCATCTGGTCCTTCTCGCACGCCCGGCGGCTCGGGCCGGGCCTGGAGCCCACGCTGGTGCAGGGCCCGGGCCTGTCGTGGGTGCACCCCGACGGGGTGGGCGTGCAGATCGACACCATCACCCCTGAGATCCGCGCCCTCTACAACGTGCTGGCCAAAGTGAAGCGCGAGCGGGACGAGTACAAGCGGAG GTGGGAAGAGGAATACACAGTTCGGGTGCAGCTACAGGAGCGAGTAGCTGAGCTCCAGGAGGTAGGTGCTCCCAGGCCTGGGCATGCCCCACCTGCCCCTCTTGGCCTTCTCTCCATGGGCCTGTCTCCCCCACAGGAAGCCCAGGAGGCCGATGCCTGCCAGGAGGAGCTGGCTATGAAGGTGGAGCAGCTAAAAGCTGAGCTGGTCGTCTTCAAGGGGCTCATGAGCAAC AACCTGTCTGAGCTGGACACGAAGATTCAGGAGAAGGCCATGAAGGTGGACATGGACATCTGCCGCCGCATCGACATCACGGCCAAGCTCTGTGATGTGGCCCAGCAGCGCAACTGCGAGGACATGATCAAGATGTTCCAG GTCCCATCCATGGGGGGGCGGAAGCGGGAGCGCAAGGCTGCCATCGAGGAGGACACCTCCCTGTCAGAGAGTGATGGGCCCCACCAGCCCGAGGGGGATGAGGAGGAGAGCACAGCCCTCAGCATCAACGAGGAGATGCAGCgcatgctcaaccagct GAGGGAATATGATTTTGAGGACGACTGTGACAGCCTGACTTGGGAGGAGACTGAGGAGACCCTGCTGCTGTGGGAGGATTTCTCAGGCTATGCCATGGCGGCCGCAGAGGCCCAGGGAGAG cAGCAGGAAGACAGTCTGGAGAAGGTGATTAAAGATACTGAGTCCCTGTTCAAAACCCGGGAGAAAGAATATCAGGAAACCATCGACCAGATAGAG CTGGAGCTGGCCACCGCCAAGAACGACATGAACCGCCACCTGCATGAGTACATGGAGATGTGCAGCATGAAGCGTGGCCTGGATGTGCAGATGGAGACCTGCCGCCGCCTCATCACACAGTCTGGAGACCG AAAGCCTCCTGCTTTCACTGCGGTCCCGCCTAGTGACCCGCCACCGCCAAGCGAGGCTGAGGACTCCAATCGTGATGTCTCATCTGACAGCTCCATGAGATAG
- the IFFO1 gene encoding non-homologous end joining factor IFFO1 isoform X4, whose protein sequence is MNPLFGPNLFLLQQEQQGLARPPGDLLGVDPFGGGGGGDVSPAPLSPAGPAPYSPAGPGRVPPAAMALRNDLGSNISVLKTLNLRFRCFLAKVHELERRNRLLEKQLQQALEEGKQGRRGPRRDQAVQTGFVSPIRPLGLPLGARPAAVCAPAARVLGSPAGPPSAPAAPAACSPAAPRFTPGTIWSFSHARRLGPGLEPTLVQGPGLSWVHPDGVGVQIDTITPEIRALYNVLAKVKRERDEYKRRWEEEYTVRVQLQERVAELQEVGAPRPGHAPPAPLGLLSMGLSPPQEAQEADACQEELAMKVEQLKAELVVFKGLMSNNLSELDTKIQEKAMKVDMDICRRIDITAKLCDVAQQRNCEDMIKMFQVPSMGGRKRERKAAIEEDTSLSESDGPHQPEGDEEESTALSINEEMQRMLNQLREYDFEDDCDSLTWEETEETLLLWEDFSGYAMAAAEAQGEQEDSLEKVIKDTESLFKTREKEYQETIDQIELELATAKNDMNRHLHEYMEMCSMKRGLDVQMETCRRLITQSGDRKPPAFTAVPPSDPPPPSEAEDSNRDVSSDSSMR, encoded by the exons ATGAATCCGTTATTCGGGCCCAACCTCTTCCTCCTGCAGCAGGAGCAGCAGGGCCTGGCGCGGCCTCCGGGGGACCTTTTGGGGGTCGACCCCTTCGGCGGGGGCGGAGGCGGGGACGTGTCCCCCGCGCCGCTGTCCCCGGCCGGCCCCGCTCCCTACTCgccggccgggccgggccgggtgcCCCCCGCCGCCATGGCGCTCCGCAACGACCTGGGTTCCAACATCAGCGTCCTCAAGACGCTCAACCTGCGCTTCCGCTGCTTCCTGGCCAAGGTGCACGAGCTGGAGCGCCGCAACCGGCTGCTGGAGAAGCAGCTGCAGCAGGCGCTGGAAGAGGGCAAACAGGGCCGTCGGGGCCCGCGCCGCGACCAGGCGGTGCAGACCGGCTTCGTCAGCCCCATCCGGCCCCTGGGGCTGCCCCTGGGCGCCCGGCCCGCCGCCGTCTGCGCCCCGGCCGCGCGGGTGCTGGGCTCGCCCGCCGGCCCGCcctccgcccccgccgcccccgccgcctgcTCGCCCGCCGCCCCCCGCTTCACGCCGGGCACCATCTGGTCCTTCTCGCACGCCCGGCGGCTCGGGCCGGGCCTGGAGCCCACGCTGGTGCAGGGCCCGGGCCTGTCGTGGGTGCACCCCGACGGGGTGGGCGTGCAGATCGACACCATCACCCCTGAGATCCGCGCCCTCTACAACGTGCTGGCCAAAGTGAAGCGCGAGCGGGACGAGTACAAGCGGAG GTGGGAAGAGGAATACACAGTTCGGGTGCAGCTACAGGAGCGAGTAGCTGAGCTCCAGGAGGTAGGTGCTCCCAGGCCTGGGCATGCCCCACCTGCCCCTCTTGGCCTTCTCTCCATGGGCCTGTCTCCCCCACAGGAAGCCCAGGAGGCCGATGCCTGCCAGGAGGAGCTGGCTATGAAGGTGGAGCAGCTAAAAGCTGAGCTGGTCGTCTTCAAGGGGCTCATGAGCAAC AACCTGTCTGAGCTGGACACGAAGATTCAGGAGAAGGCCATGAAGGTGGACATGGACATCTGCCGCCGCATCGACATCACGGCCAAGCTCTGTGATGTGGCCCAGCAGCGCAACTGCGAGGACATGATCAAGATGTTCCAG GTCCCATCCATGGGGGGGCGGAAGCGGGAGCGCAAGGCTGCCATCGAGGAGGACACCTCCCTGTCAGAGAGTGATGGGCCCCACCAGCCCGAGGGGGATGAGGAGGAGAGCACAGCCCTCAGCATCAACGAGGAGATGCAGCgcatgctcaaccagct GAGGGAATATGATTTTGAGGACGACTGTGACAGCCTGACTTGGGAGGAGACTGAGGAGACCCTGCTGCTGTGGGAGGATTTCTCAGGCTATGCCATGGCGGCCGCAGAGGCCCAGGGAGAG CAGGAAGACAGTCTGGAGAAGGTGATTAAAGATACTGAGTCCCTGTTCAAAACCCGGGAGAAAGAATATCAGGAAACCATCGACCAGATAGAG CTGGAGCTGGCCACCGCCAAGAACGACATGAACCGCCACCTGCATGAGTACATGGAGATGTGCAGCATGAAGCGTGGCCTGGATGTGCAGATGGAGACCTGCCGCCGCCTCATCACACAGTCTGGAGACCG AAAGCCTCCTGCTTTCACTGCGGTCCCGCCTAGTGACCCGCCACCGCCAAGCGAGGCTGAGGACTCCAATCGTGATGTCTCATCTGACAGCTCCATGAGATAG
- the IFFO1 gene encoding non-homologous end joining factor IFFO1 isoform X5, with translation MNPLFGPNLFLLQQEQQGLARPPGDLLGVDPFGGGGGGDVSPAPLSPAGPAPYSPAGPGRVPPAAMALRNDLGSNISVLKTLNLRFRCFLAKVHELERRNRLLEKQLQQALEEGKQGRRGPRRDQAVQTGFVSPIRPLGLPLGARPAAVCAPAARVLGSPAGPPSAPAAPAACSPAAPRFTPGTIWSFSHARRLGPGLEPTLVQGPGLSWVHPDGVGVQIDTITPEIRALYNVLAKVKRERDEYKRRWEEEYTVRVQLQERVAELQEEAQEADACQEELAMKVEQLKAELVVFKGLMSNNLSELDTKIQEKAMKVDMDICRRIDITAKLCDVAQQRNCEDMIKMFQSLHLSPIKVPSMGGRKRERKAAIEEDTSLSESDGPHQPEGDEEESTALSINEEMQRMLNQLREYDFEDDCDSLTWEETEETLLLWEDFSGYAMAAAEAQGEQQEDSLEKVIKDTESLFKTREKEYQETIDQIELELATAKNDMNRHLHEYMEMCSMKRGLDVQMETCRRLITQSGDRKPPAFTAVPPSDPPPPSEAEDSNRDVSSDSSMR, from the exons ATGAATCCGTTATTCGGGCCCAACCTCTTCCTCCTGCAGCAGGAGCAGCAGGGCCTGGCGCGGCCTCCGGGGGACCTTTTGGGGGTCGACCCCTTCGGCGGGGGCGGAGGCGGGGACGTGTCCCCCGCGCCGCTGTCCCCGGCCGGCCCCGCTCCCTACTCgccggccgggccgggccgggtgcCCCCCGCCGCCATGGCGCTCCGCAACGACCTGGGTTCCAACATCAGCGTCCTCAAGACGCTCAACCTGCGCTTCCGCTGCTTCCTGGCCAAGGTGCACGAGCTGGAGCGCCGCAACCGGCTGCTGGAGAAGCAGCTGCAGCAGGCGCTGGAAGAGGGCAAACAGGGCCGTCGGGGCCCGCGCCGCGACCAGGCGGTGCAGACCGGCTTCGTCAGCCCCATCCGGCCCCTGGGGCTGCCCCTGGGCGCCCGGCCCGCCGCCGTCTGCGCCCCGGCCGCGCGGGTGCTGGGCTCGCCCGCCGGCCCGCcctccgcccccgccgcccccgccgcctgcTCGCCCGCCGCCCCCCGCTTCACGCCGGGCACCATCTGGTCCTTCTCGCACGCCCGGCGGCTCGGGCCGGGCCTGGAGCCCACGCTGGTGCAGGGCCCGGGCCTGTCGTGGGTGCACCCCGACGGGGTGGGCGTGCAGATCGACACCATCACCCCTGAGATCCGCGCCCTCTACAACGTGCTGGCCAAAGTGAAGCGCGAGCGGGACGAGTACAAGCGGAG GTGGGAAGAGGAATACACAGTTCGGGTGCAGCTACAGGAGCGAGTAGCTGAGCTCCAGGAG GAAGCCCAGGAGGCCGATGCCTGCCAGGAGGAGCTGGCTATGAAGGTGGAGCAGCTAAAAGCTGAGCTGGTCGTCTTCAAGGGGCTCATGAGCAAC AACCTGTCTGAGCTGGACACGAAGATTCAGGAGAAGGCCATGAAGGTGGACATGGACATCTGCCGCCGCATCGACATCACGGCCAAGCTCTGTGATGTGGCCCAGCAGCGCAACTGCGAGGACATGATCAAGATGTTCCAG TCTCTGCACTTGTCTCCCATTAAGGTCCCATCCATGGGGGGGCGGAAGCGGGAGCGCAAGGCTGCCATCGAGGAGGACACCTCCCTGTCAGAGAGTGATGGGCCCCACCAGCCCGAGGGGGATGAGGAGGAGAGCACAGCCCTCAGCATCAACGAGGAGATGCAGCgcatgctcaaccagct GAGGGAATATGATTTTGAGGACGACTGTGACAGCCTGACTTGGGAGGAGACTGAGGAGACCCTGCTGCTGTGGGAGGATTTCTCAGGCTATGCCATGGCGGCCGCAGAGGCCCAGGGAGAG cAGCAGGAAGACAGTCTGGAGAAGGTGATTAAAGATACTGAGTCCCTGTTCAAAACCCGGGAGAAAGAATATCAGGAAACCATCGACCAGATAGAG CTGGAGCTGGCCACCGCCAAGAACGACATGAACCGCCACCTGCATGAGTACATGGAGATGTGCAGCATGAAGCGTGGCCTGGATGTGCAGATGGAGACCTGCCGCCGCCTCATCACACAGTCTGGAGACCG AAAGCCTCCTGCTTTCACTGCGGTCCCGCCTAGTGACCCGCCACCGCCAAGCGAGGCTGAGGACTCCAATCGTGATGTCTCATCTGACAGCTCCATGAGATAG
- the IFFO1 gene encoding non-homologous end joining factor IFFO1 isoform X6 has product MNPLFGPNLFLLQQEQQGLARPPGDLLGVDPFGGGGGGDVSPAPLSPAGPAPYSPAGPGRVPPAAMALRNDLGSNISVLKTLNLRFRCFLAKVHELERRNRLLEKQLQQALEEGKQGRRGPRRDQAVQTGFVSPIRPLGLPLGARPAAVCAPAARVLGSPAGPPSAPAAPAACSPAAPRFTPGTIWSFSHARRLGPGLEPTLVQGPGLSWVHPDGVGVQIDTITPEIRALYNVLAKVKRERDEYKRRWEEEYTVRVQLQERVAELQEEAQEADACQEELAMKVEQLKAELVVFKGLMSNNLSELDTKIQEKAMKVDMDICRRIDITAKLCDVAQQRNCEDMIKMFQVPSMGGRKRERKAAIEEDTSLSESDGPHQPEGDEEESTALSINEEMQRMLNQLREYDFEDDCDSLTWEETEETLLLWEDFSGYAMAAAEAQGEQQEDSLEKVIKDTESLFKTREKEYQETIDQIELELATAKNDMNRHLHEYMEMCSMKRGLDVQMETCRRLITQSGDRKPPAFTAVPPSDPPPPSEAEDSNRDVSSDSSMR; this is encoded by the exons ATGAATCCGTTATTCGGGCCCAACCTCTTCCTCCTGCAGCAGGAGCAGCAGGGCCTGGCGCGGCCTCCGGGGGACCTTTTGGGGGTCGACCCCTTCGGCGGGGGCGGAGGCGGGGACGTGTCCCCCGCGCCGCTGTCCCCGGCCGGCCCCGCTCCCTACTCgccggccgggccgggccgggtgcCCCCCGCCGCCATGGCGCTCCGCAACGACCTGGGTTCCAACATCAGCGTCCTCAAGACGCTCAACCTGCGCTTCCGCTGCTTCCTGGCCAAGGTGCACGAGCTGGAGCGCCGCAACCGGCTGCTGGAGAAGCAGCTGCAGCAGGCGCTGGAAGAGGGCAAACAGGGCCGTCGGGGCCCGCGCCGCGACCAGGCGGTGCAGACCGGCTTCGTCAGCCCCATCCGGCCCCTGGGGCTGCCCCTGGGCGCCCGGCCCGCCGCCGTCTGCGCCCCGGCCGCGCGGGTGCTGGGCTCGCCCGCCGGCCCGCcctccgcccccgccgcccccgccgcctgcTCGCCCGCCGCCCCCCGCTTCACGCCGGGCACCATCTGGTCCTTCTCGCACGCCCGGCGGCTCGGGCCGGGCCTGGAGCCCACGCTGGTGCAGGGCCCGGGCCTGTCGTGGGTGCACCCCGACGGGGTGGGCGTGCAGATCGACACCATCACCCCTGAGATCCGCGCCCTCTACAACGTGCTGGCCAAAGTGAAGCGCGAGCGGGACGAGTACAAGCGGAG GTGGGAAGAGGAATACACAGTTCGGGTGCAGCTACAGGAGCGAGTAGCTGAGCTCCAGGAG GAAGCCCAGGAGGCCGATGCCTGCCAGGAGGAGCTGGCTATGAAGGTGGAGCAGCTAAAAGCTGAGCTGGTCGTCTTCAAGGGGCTCATGAGCAAC AACCTGTCTGAGCTGGACACGAAGATTCAGGAGAAGGCCATGAAGGTGGACATGGACATCTGCCGCCGCATCGACATCACGGCCAAGCTCTGTGATGTGGCCCAGCAGCGCAACTGCGAGGACATGATCAAGATGTTCCAG GTCCCATCCATGGGGGGGCGGAAGCGGGAGCGCAAGGCTGCCATCGAGGAGGACACCTCCCTGTCAGAGAGTGATGGGCCCCACCAGCCCGAGGGGGATGAGGAGGAGAGCACAGCCCTCAGCATCAACGAGGAGATGCAGCgcatgctcaaccagct GAGGGAATATGATTTTGAGGACGACTGTGACAGCCTGACTTGGGAGGAGACTGAGGAGACCCTGCTGCTGTGGGAGGATTTCTCAGGCTATGCCATGGCGGCCGCAGAGGCCCAGGGAGAG cAGCAGGAAGACAGTCTGGAGAAGGTGATTAAAGATACTGAGTCCCTGTTCAAAACCCGGGAGAAAGAATATCAGGAAACCATCGACCAGATAGAG CTGGAGCTGGCCACCGCCAAGAACGACATGAACCGCCACCTGCATGAGTACATGGAGATGTGCAGCATGAAGCGTGGCCTGGATGTGCAGATGGAGACCTGCCGCCGCCTCATCACACAGTCTGGAGACCG AAAGCCTCCTGCTTTCACTGCGGTCCCGCCTAGTGACCCGCCACCGCCAAGCGAGGCTGAGGACTCCAATCGTGATGTCTCATCTGACAGCTCCATGAGATAG
- the IFFO1 gene encoding non-homologous end joining factor IFFO1 isoform X8, whose amino-acid sequence MNPLFGPNLFLLQQEQQGLARPPGDLLGVDPFGGGGGGDVSPAPLSPAGPAPYSPAGPGRVPPAAMALRNDLGSNISVLKTLNLRFRCFLAKVHELERRNRLLEKQLQQALEEGKQGRRGPRRDQAVQTGFVSPIRPLGLPLGARPAAVCAPAARVLGSPAGPPSAPAAPAACSPAAPRFTPGTIWSFSHARRLGPGLEPTLVQGPGLSWVHPDGVGVQIDTITPEIRALYNVLAKVKRERDEYKRRWEEEYTVRVQLQERVAELQEEAQEADACQEELAMKVEQLKAELVVFKGLMSNNLSELDTKIQEKAMKVDMDICRRIDITAKLCDVAQQRNCEDMIKMFQVPSMGGRKRERKAAIEEDTSLSESDGPHQPEGDEEESTALSINEEMQRMLNQLREYDFEDDCDSLTWEETEETLLLWEDFSGYAMAAAEAQGEQEDSLEKVIKDTESLFKTREKEYQETIDQIELELATAKNDMNRHLHEYMEMCSMKRGLDVQMETCRRLITQSGDRKPPAFTAVPPSDPPPPSEAEDSNRDVSSDSSMR is encoded by the exons ATGAATCCGTTATTCGGGCCCAACCTCTTCCTCCTGCAGCAGGAGCAGCAGGGCCTGGCGCGGCCTCCGGGGGACCTTTTGGGGGTCGACCCCTTCGGCGGGGGCGGAGGCGGGGACGTGTCCCCCGCGCCGCTGTCCCCGGCCGGCCCCGCTCCCTACTCgccggccgggccgggccgggtgcCCCCCGCCGCCATGGCGCTCCGCAACGACCTGGGTTCCAACATCAGCGTCCTCAAGACGCTCAACCTGCGCTTCCGCTGCTTCCTGGCCAAGGTGCACGAGCTGGAGCGCCGCAACCGGCTGCTGGAGAAGCAGCTGCAGCAGGCGCTGGAAGAGGGCAAACAGGGCCGTCGGGGCCCGCGCCGCGACCAGGCGGTGCAGACCGGCTTCGTCAGCCCCATCCGGCCCCTGGGGCTGCCCCTGGGCGCCCGGCCCGCCGCCGTCTGCGCCCCGGCCGCGCGGGTGCTGGGCTCGCCCGCCGGCCCGCcctccgcccccgccgcccccgccgcctgcTCGCCCGCCGCCCCCCGCTTCACGCCGGGCACCATCTGGTCCTTCTCGCACGCCCGGCGGCTCGGGCCGGGCCTGGAGCCCACGCTGGTGCAGGGCCCGGGCCTGTCGTGGGTGCACCCCGACGGGGTGGGCGTGCAGATCGACACCATCACCCCTGAGATCCGCGCCCTCTACAACGTGCTGGCCAAAGTGAAGCGCGAGCGGGACGAGTACAAGCGGAG GTGGGAAGAGGAATACACAGTTCGGGTGCAGCTACAGGAGCGAGTAGCTGAGCTCCAGGAG GAAGCCCAGGAGGCCGATGCCTGCCAGGAGGAGCTGGCTATGAAGGTGGAGCAGCTAAAAGCTGAGCTGGTCGTCTTCAAGGGGCTCATGAGCAAC AACCTGTCTGAGCTGGACACGAAGATTCAGGAGAAGGCCATGAAGGTGGACATGGACATCTGCCGCCGCATCGACATCACGGCCAAGCTCTGTGATGTGGCCCAGCAGCGCAACTGCGAGGACATGATCAAGATGTTCCAG GTCCCATCCATGGGGGGGCGGAAGCGGGAGCGCAAGGCTGCCATCGAGGAGGACACCTCCCTGTCAGAGAGTGATGGGCCCCACCAGCCCGAGGGGGATGAGGAGGAGAGCACAGCCCTCAGCATCAACGAGGAGATGCAGCgcatgctcaaccagct GAGGGAATATGATTTTGAGGACGACTGTGACAGCCTGACTTGGGAGGAGACTGAGGAGACCCTGCTGCTGTGGGAGGATTTCTCAGGCTATGCCATGGCGGCCGCAGAGGCCCAGGGAGAG CAGGAAGACAGTCTGGAGAAGGTGATTAAAGATACTGAGTCCCTGTTCAAAACCCGGGAGAAAGAATATCAGGAAACCATCGACCAGATAGAG CTGGAGCTGGCCACCGCCAAGAACGACATGAACCGCCACCTGCATGAGTACATGGAGATGTGCAGCATGAAGCGTGGCCTGGATGTGCAGATGGAGACCTGCCGCCGCCTCATCACACAGTCTGGAGACCG AAAGCCTCCTGCTTTCACTGCGGTCCCGCCTAGTGACCCGCCACCGCCAAGCGAGGCTGAGGACTCCAATCGTGATGTCTCATCTGACAGCTCCATGAGATAG
- the IFFO1 gene encoding non-homologous end joining factor IFFO1 isoform X7 yields MNPLFGPNLFLLQQEQQGLARPPGDLLGVDPFGGGGGGDVSPAPLSPAGPAPYSPAGPGRVPPAAMALRNDLGSNISVLKTLNLRFRCFLAKVHELERRNRLLEKQLQQALEEGKQGRRGPRRDQAVQTGFVSPIRPLGLPLGARPAAVCAPAARVLGSPAGPPSAPAAPAACSPAAPRFTPGTIWSFSHARRLGPGLEPTLVQGPGLSWVHPDGVGVQIDTITPEIRALYNVLAKVKRERDEYKRRWEEEYTVRVQLQERVAELQEVGAPRPGHAPPAPLGLLSMGLSPPQEAQEADACQEELAMKVEQLKAELVVFKGLMSNNLSELDTKIQEKAMKVDMDICRRIDITAKLCDVAQQRNCEDMIKMFQSLHLSPIKVPSMGGRKRERKAAIEEDTSLSESDGPHQPEGDEEESTALSINEEMQRMLNQLREYDFEDDCDSLTWEETEETLLLWEDFSGYAMAAAEAQGEQQEDSLEKVIKDTESLFKTREKEYQETIDQIELELATAKNDMNRHLHEYMEMCSMKRGLDVQMETCRRLITQSGDR; encoded by the exons ATGAATCCGTTATTCGGGCCCAACCTCTTCCTCCTGCAGCAGGAGCAGCAGGGCCTGGCGCGGCCTCCGGGGGACCTTTTGGGGGTCGACCCCTTCGGCGGGGGCGGAGGCGGGGACGTGTCCCCCGCGCCGCTGTCCCCGGCCGGCCCCGCTCCCTACTCgccggccgggccgggccgggtgcCCCCCGCCGCCATGGCGCTCCGCAACGACCTGGGTTCCAACATCAGCGTCCTCAAGACGCTCAACCTGCGCTTCCGCTGCTTCCTGGCCAAGGTGCACGAGCTGGAGCGCCGCAACCGGCTGCTGGAGAAGCAGCTGCAGCAGGCGCTGGAAGAGGGCAAACAGGGCCGTCGGGGCCCGCGCCGCGACCAGGCGGTGCAGACCGGCTTCGTCAGCCCCATCCGGCCCCTGGGGCTGCCCCTGGGCGCCCGGCCCGCCGCCGTCTGCGCCCCGGCCGCGCGGGTGCTGGGCTCGCCCGCCGGCCCGCcctccgcccccgccgcccccgccgcctgcTCGCCCGCCGCCCCCCGCTTCACGCCGGGCACCATCTGGTCCTTCTCGCACGCCCGGCGGCTCGGGCCGGGCCTGGAGCCCACGCTGGTGCAGGGCCCGGGCCTGTCGTGGGTGCACCCCGACGGGGTGGGCGTGCAGATCGACACCATCACCCCTGAGATCCGCGCCCTCTACAACGTGCTGGCCAAAGTGAAGCGCGAGCGGGACGAGTACAAGCGGAG GTGGGAAGAGGAATACACAGTTCGGGTGCAGCTACAGGAGCGAGTAGCTGAGCTCCAGGAGGTAGGTGCTCCCAGGCCTGGGCATGCCCCACCTGCCCCTCTTGGCCTTCTCTCCATGGGCCTGTCTCCCCCACAGGAAGCCCAGGAGGCCGATGCCTGCCAGGAGGAGCTGGCTATGAAGGTGGAGCAGCTAAAAGCTGAGCTGGTCGTCTTCAAGGGGCTCATGAGCAAC AACCTGTCTGAGCTGGACACGAAGATTCAGGAGAAGGCCATGAAGGTGGACATGGACATCTGCCGCCGCATCGACATCACGGCCAAGCTCTGTGATGTGGCCCAGCAGCGCAACTGCGAGGACATGATCAAGATGTTCCAG TCTCTGCACTTGTCTCCCATTAAGGTCCCATCCATGGGGGGGCGGAAGCGGGAGCGCAAGGCTGCCATCGAGGAGGACACCTCCCTGTCAGAGAGTGATGGGCCCCACCAGCCCGAGGGGGATGAGGAGGAGAGCACAGCCCTCAGCATCAACGAGGAGATGCAGCgcatgctcaaccagct GAGGGAATATGATTTTGAGGACGACTGTGACAGCCTGACTTGGGAGGAGACTGAGGAGACCCTGCTGCTGTGGGAGGATTTCTCAGGCTATGCCATGGCGGCCGCAGAGGCCCAGGGAGAG cAGCAGGAAGACAGTCTGGAGAAGGTGATTAAAGATACTGAGTCCCTGTTCAAAACCCGGGAGAAAGAATATCAGGAAACCATCGACCAGATAGAG CTGGAGCTGGCCACCGCCAAGAACGACATGAACCGCCACCTGCATGAGTACATGGAGATGTGCAGCATGAAGCGTGGCCTGGATGTGCAGATGGAGACCTGCCGCCGCCTCATCACACAGTCTGGAGACCG GTGA